From a single Nematostella vectensis chromosome 3, jaNemVect1.1, whole genome shotgun sequence genomic region:
- the LOC116612031 gene encoding ephrin type-B receptor 4 isoform X1 yields the protein MNHRVLFMDGSHILLILLIISSIAAEEELLFRRQYTDLNWTWLTTFRFADGAGLRSLVLKVWFSSYPQWRRDSSTQEYTTCDLQQTLTNSTDSWLISDYIPLQPAVAVTLWLTFTVRECPSSLPHCRQHFAVYTRHSAGQISEGVSKVDIQSGNFTLIGNATASAVWAPGQPRVHNSVSMTFPAGNAGVYIGFQDVGACVAVREVRMTYQYCSEVVASDGAVFNRTVAPLPGTVAQVSGICQGMTQPFSNSSTHAQCLSDGRWNISAEVTCQCQAGYQPVSRLCEACPSGMFKAESGNTPCKQCPDNSSPNDTRDACVCNPGYYRMLSEPRDGKCTTTPSAPRDLISVSIQPDTLLLSWKPPLEDGGRSDLTYIITCRRCHNGNDSDVCDLDCERSIAFTPIANQSVYTHVTISGLSPGSRYVLRVSSRNGVTSFADGSAIRFIEVNVTLPIREALKVRTTYVMGNMAVLSWSSLNVTLLSTVCKKCDTMDYDCVTCNATCGDTFMIKAKDSVLIATGLEEKTKYHLAFEVIETQSNRSSNATVCVTTADRVNGEGDSKPKGAGEANKENIVTTSSILVLALSSGLLLCSGIMLIVTLHLRRRWYKRAKDHREPESQDGESYGVENILYMEERYMNSKPENDARNATATNVRLKRQQNNNEHPS from the exons ATGAATCACAGAGTCCTCTTCATGGATGGATCACATATCTTGCTCATCTTGCTGATTATCTCATCGATAGCAGCCGAGGAAG AGTTGCTGTTCAGAAGACAGTACACTGATTTGAACTGGACTTGGCTCACGACCTTTCGCTTTGCAGACGGCGCCGGG TTGCGCTCCCTAGTACTCAAAGTCTGGTTCTCATCATATCCACAGTGGCGCCGAGACTCTTCCACCCAGGAGTACACAACATGTGACCTTCAGCAGACGCTGACCAACAGCACAGACAGCTGGCTCATATCCGACTACATTCCATTGCAGCCTGCTGTCGCGGTCACCCTGTGGCTAACCTTTACGGTTCGCGAATGTCCGAGCAGTCTTCCTCACTGCAGGCAACATTTCGCTGTGTATACCCGCCACTCGGCTGGCCAAATATCCGAGGGCGTGTCTAAGGTTGACATCCAGTCGGGGAATTTCACATTAATAGGGAACGCCACCGCAAGCGCAGTGTGGGCCCCAGGCCAACCGCGCGTTCATAACAGTGTCAGCATGACTTTCCCAGCGGGAAATGCGGGTGTGTATATTGGCTTTCAGGATGTTGGCGCATGCGTGGCTGTGAGGGAGGTTCGAATGACGTATCAATACTGTAGTGAGGTCGTGGCGAGTGATGGTGCCGTTTTCAATCGCACTGTGGCACCCCTCCCCGGGACAGTAGCGCAG GTCAGCGGTATCTGCCAAGGGATGACACAACCCTTTTCAAATAGTTCGACGCATGCGCAGTGTCTGAGCGATGGACGCTGGAATATTAGTGCGGAGGTCACGTGTCAGTGCCAGGCTGGATATCAGCCCGTGTCTAGGTTGTGTGAAG CATGCCCTTCAGGGATGTTCAAGGCTGAATCGGGAAACACGCCATGCAAACAATGCCCGGATAACTCTTCCCCAAACGATACACGGGATGCCTGTGTGTGCAATCCGGGATATTACCGAATGCTAAGTGAGCCACGTGACGGGAAATGCACAA CCACCCCGTCAGCCCCAAGAGACCTCATTTCGGTCTCAATTCAACCGGATACCCTGCTGCTATCATGGAAGCCACCGCTGGAAGATGGCGGCCGTAGTGACCTTACTTACATAATCACATGTAGACGCTGTCACAATGGCAACGATTCTGATGTTTGTGATTTGGACTGTGAAAGAAGCATAGCATTTACACCCATAGCCAATCAAAGTGTGTATACACACGTGACCATATCAGGCTTGAGCCCAGGCTCTCGATATGTGCTGAGAGTGTCCTCGCGGAACGGAGTGACCAGCTTCGCTGACGGCTCCGCAATTCGGTTTATCGAGGTCAATGTAACACTACCGATACGAG AAGCCCTCAAAGTACGCACAACCTACGTCATGGGAAACATGGCTGTGCTCTCATGGTCCTCTCTAAACGTGACACTGTTGTCAACAGTCTGTAAGAAATGTGACACCATGGACTATGATTGCGTGACTTGTAACGCAACCTGTGGCGACACATTTATGATTAAGGCAAAGGACAGTGTTCTCATAGCAACAGGGCTTGAGGAGAAGACTAAATATCATTTGGCGTTTGAGGTTATCGAGACGCAAAGTAACAGAAGTAGTAACGCAACTGTATGTGTGACCACCGCAGATCGCGTGAATGGAGAGGGTGATAGCAAGCCTAAAG GTGCTGGAGAGGCAAACAAGGAGAACATTGTTACCACATCCTCGATACTTGTACTGGCTCTGTCTAGCGGGCTTCTACTCTGCTCTGGGATTATGCTTATTGTCACATTACACTTGCGACGACGTTGGTACAAAAGGGCTAAGGACCACAGGGAGCCAGAGTCGCAGGACGGGGAAAGTTACGGAGTAGAAAATATTCTATACATGGAAGAGAGGTACATGAACTCCAAGCCGGAAAACGATGCAAGGAACGCCACAGCAACTAACGTCCGACTCAAAAGACAGCAAAACAATAACGAACATCCAAGTTAA
- the LOC116612031 gene encoding ephrin type-B receptor 4 isoform X2 → MNHRVLFMDGSHILLILLIISSIAAEEELLFRRQYTDLNWTWLTTFRFADGAGWRRDSSTQEYTTCDLQQTLTNSTDSWLISDYIPLQPAVAVTLWLTFTVRECPSSLPHCRQHFAVYTRHSAGQISEGVSKVDIQSGNFTLIGNATASAVWAPGQPRVHNSVSMTFPAGNAGVYIGFQDVGACVAVREVRMTYQYCSEVVASDGAVFNRTVAPLPGTVAQVSGICQGMTQPFSNSSTHAQCLSDGRWNISAEVTCQCQAGYQPVSRLCEACPSGMFKAESGNTPCKQCPDNSSPNDTRDACVCNPGYYRMLSEPRDGKCTTTPSAPRDLISVSIQPDTLLLSWKPPLEDGGRSDLTYIITCRRCHNGNDSDVCDLDCERSIAFTPIANQSVYTHVTISGLSPGSRYVLRVSSRNGVTSFADGSAIRFIEVNVTLPIREALKVRTTYVMGNMAVLSWSSLNVTLLSTVCKKCDTMDYDCVTCNATCGDTFMIKAKDSVLIATGLEEKTKYHLAFEVIETQSNRSSNATVCVTTADRVNGEGDSKPKGAGEANKENIVTTSSILVLALSSGLLLCSGIMLIVTLHLRRRWYKRAKDHREPESQDGESYGVENILYMEERYMNSKPENDARNATATNVRLKRQQNNNEHPS, encoded by the exons ATGAATCACAGAGTCCTCTTCATGGATGGATCACATATCTTGCTCATCTTGCTGATTATCTCATCGATAGCAGCCGAGGAAG AGTTGCTGTTCAGAAGACAGTACACTGATTTGAACTGGACTTGGCTCACGACCTTTCGCTTTGCAGACGGCGCCGGG TGGCGCCGAGACTCTTCCACCCAGGAGTACACAACATGTGACCTTCAGCAGACGCTGACCAACAGCACAGACAGCTGGCTCATATCCGACTACATTCCATTGCAGCCTGCTGTCGCGGTCACCCTGTGGCTAACCTTTACGGTTCGCGAATGTCCGAGCAGTCTTCCTCACTGCAGGCAACATTTCGCTGTGTATACCCGCCACTCGGCTGGCCAAATATCCGAGGGCGTGTCTAAGGTTGACATCCAGTCGGGGAATTTCACATTAATAGGGAACGCCACCGCAAGCGCAGTGTGGGCCCCAGGCCAACCGCGCGTTCATAACAGTGTCAGCATGACTTTCCCAGCGGGAAATGCGGGTGTGTATATTGGCTTTCAGGATGTTGGCGCATGCGTGGCTGTGAGGGAGGTTCGAATGACGTATCAATACTGTAGTGAGGTCGTGGCGAGTGATGGTGCCGTTTTCAATCGCACTGTGGCACCCCTCCCCGGGACAGTAGCGCAG GTCAGCGGTATCTGCCAAGGGATGACACAACCCTTTTCAAATAGTTCGACGCATGCGCAGTGTCTGAGCGATGGACGCTGGAATATTAGTGCGGAGGTCACGTGTCAGTGCCAGGCTGGATATCAGCCCGTGTCTAGGTTGTGTGAAG CATGCCCTTCAGGGATGTTCAAGGCTGAATCGGGAAACACGCCATGCAAACAATGCCCGGATAACTCTTCCCCAAACGATACACGGGATGCCTGTGTGTGCAATCCGGGATATTACCGAATGCTAAGTGAGCCACGTGACGGGAAATGCACAA CCACCCCGTCAGCCCCAAGAGACCTCATTTCGGTCTCAATTCAACCGGATACCCTGCTGCTATCATGGAAGCCACCGCTGGAAGATGGCGGCCGTAGTGACCTTACTTACATAATCACATGTAGACGCTGTCACAATGGCAACGATTCTGATGTTTGTGATTTGGACTGTGAAAGAAGCATAGCATTTACACCCATAGCCAATCAAAGTGTGTATACACACGTGACCATATCAGGCTTGAGCCCAGGCTCTCGATATGTGCTGAGAGTGTCCTCGCGGAACGGAGTGACCAGCTTCGCTGACGGCTCCGCAATTCGGTTTATCGAGGTCAATGTAACACTACCGATACGAG AAGCCCTCAAAGTACGCACAACCTACGTCATGGGAAACATGGCTGTGCTCTCATGGTCCTCTCTAAACGTGACACTGTTGTCAACAGTCTGTAAGAAATGTGACACCATGGACTATGATTGCGTGACTTGTAACGCAACCTGTGGCGACACATTTATGATTAAGGCAAAGGACAGTGTTCTCATAGCAACAGGGCTTGAGGAGAAGACTAAATATCATTTGGCGTTTGAGGTTATCGAGACGCAAAGTAACAGAAGTAGTAACGCAACTGTATGTGTGACCACCGCAGATCGCGTGAATGGAGAGGGTGATAGCAAGCCTAAAG GTGCTGGAGAGGCAAACAAGGAGAACATTGTTACCACATCCTCGATACTTGTACTGGCTCTGTCTAGCGGGCTTCTACTCTGCTCTGGGATTATGCTTATTGTCACATTACACTTGCGACGACGTTGGTACAAAAGGGCTAAGGACCACAGGGAGCCAGAGTCGCAGGACGGGGAAAGTTACGGAGTAGAAAATATTCTATACATGGAAGAGAGGTACATGAACTCCAAGCCGGAAAACGATGCAAGGAACGCCACAGCAACTAACGTCCGACTCAAAAGACAGCAAAACAATAACGAACATCCAAGTTAA